GCTGTGCGGTTCTTTGTTCTTAACCGGATTACCTTTTCGGGAACGATTGAGAGTGGCGGTTATAGTAGTGCTTCTTTCAAAAGTCGGTTTACAGACTCTTCGATTGAGCGGTTAGCAGCCTTGGATGGTTGTTTTATTAATACCCGTGTGACTAACTTAGATTACAGCACCCTACTTACTGAACCAGGGGATGATGTATTTATCTTTCTAGATCCACCTTATCTCAGCAAGACTCAATCTAAGCTTTATGGTAAGAAAGGTGATCTGCATACCTGTTTTGACCATTCTCGCTTTGCCAAGCTGATGGCGGAATGTTCACATAAATGGTTGATCACTTACGATAATTGTGAACAAGTGCGGCGTAACTTTGCCTTTGCCTACATTTATGAATGGGAGTTGCAATACGGGATGAACAACTACAAACAGCAGAAGGCAGACAAAGGCAAGGAGCTGTTCATCACTAACTATCCTGTTGAATCATACATTTTGCCTACAATTATGGAAGTTGTATA
Above is a window of Nostoc sp. TCL26-01 DNA encoding:
- a CDS encoding DNA adenine methylase, translated to MLKSPLRYPGGKQKAIPQIAHYLPPKFKEFREPFVGGGSVFFHVSQKYHYMPCWVNDLNPELYYFWLMVKTNLPELVESVWKVKKQTTDGRALFKSLAAADTSTMSPLERAVRFFVLNRITFSGTIESGGYSSASFKSRFTDSSIERLAALDGCFINTRVTNLDYSTLLTEPGDDVFIFLDPPYLSKTQSKLYGKKGDLHTCFDHSRFAKLMAECSHKWLITYDNCEQVRRNFAFAYIYEWELQYGMNNYKQQKADKGKELFITNYPVESYILPTIMEVV